One genomic segment of Panicum virgatum strain AP13 chromosome 2N, P.virgatum_v5, whole genome shotgun sequence includes these proteins:
- the LOC120658293 gene encoding uncharacterized protein LOC120658293 isoform X1 produces the protein MEQQPSSSRKEKRKAQERDLKSYFSPFGSSSTNPSTHGSEVGNAIIEEEEVVETHLEDTNTIGQQPGSNENDQGTITEFNPDYIISDPGLRIPIEQFSPNIRDEIRRAFMERGPTQPSSHVFPRGEDKRRFRKEWFEKYNWLEYSLVNGKAYCFCCYLFRRVGVDDDKFGYEAFTKEGFRQWKNAYLALPKHVGGPNSAHNRSRAAFDDFDNQRASVKEKIVVHTKEAEKKYETRVDTSLAIVSYIALQGEPFRGHDESETSLNKGNFLEFLDWYKLRNEEVRQAFEFACPKNAKMTSGTIQKELAECCAEAVTKVIKEEMSGCLFSILVDESRDISVKEQMAIIVRYVNKKGQVVERFLGIKHVKLTTSEALKRAIVEVLSAHGLTIAKIRGQGYDGASNMRGRGQHQETSLPRPEDTRWGSHYRTLLRIETMWDSIIEVLQVVHDEERNPSRAGGLVPTMESFSFVFIMKMMLQILRITNELSHLLQKKDQNIVEAMSLVIDVKTRLNNLRSKGYEPLLEEVKTFCQENDIPIPNMEDSVPRFGRSRKGGRNNITQDHYFRVDTFFATIDAITTEFDHRFSEVSSELLTCFACLDPRDSFSNFDVNKLARLTDIYLDDFSFDDRKRIKDQLETFIIHVRRVEAFRACYDLASLAMKMVELKRHEIFPLVYRLIELALLLPVATASVERAFSAMKIIKTELRNKMSDGWLNDLMVVYIEREIFKGIDLQSIKKAFQKKKDRNMQLPKSPRRN, from the exons ATGGAGCAACAACCAAGCTCTagcagaaaagagaaaagaaaggcACAAGAAAGAG ATCTAAAGAGCTATTTTAGTCCATTCGGATCCAGTAGCACAAACCCAAGCACTCATGGAAGTGAAGTTGGTAATGCTATAatagaggaggaagaggtggtGGAAACTCATTTGGAGGACACCAATACCATAGGCCAACAGCCAGGTAGCAATGAAAATGATCAAGGTACAATAACTGAGTTCAATCCGGATTATATCATTTCTGATCCGGGGCTTCGGATTCCAATTGAGCAATTTAGTCCTAATATTAGAGATGAAATTAGGAGGGCTTTCATGGAACGAGGTCCAACTCAACCTAGTAGTCATGTTTTTCCTAGAGGAGAAGATAAAAGGCGCTTTCGAAAAGAATGGTTTGAGAAATATAATTGGCTGGAATATAGCTTGGTGAATGGTAAGGCTTATTGCTTTTGTTGTTATCTTTTTAGAAGAGTTGGTGTAGATGATGACAAATTTGGttatgaggcctttacaaaagAAGGCTTTAGGCAATGGAAGAATGCCTACTTAGCACTCCCTAAACATGTTGGTGGCCCTAATAGTGCTCATAATAGATCAAGAGCGGcatttgatgattttgataatCAAAGGGCAAGTGTAAAGGAGAAAATTGTAGTTCATACCAAAGAGGCAGAAAAGAAGTATGAAACCCGTGTAGATACATCTTTGGCTATTGTAAGTTATATTGCCTTGCAAGGTGAACCGTTCCGTGGACATGATGAATCAGAAACTTCATTGAACAAAGGCAACTTTCTAGAATTTCTTGATTGGTACAAACTAAGAAATGAGGAAGTGAGGCAGGCATTTGAATTTGCTTGTCCTAAAAATGCTAAAATGACTTCTGGAACAATTCAGAAAGAACTTGCCGAGTGTTGTGCTGAAGCTGTTACCAAAGTCATAAAAGAAGAGATGAGTGGTTGTTTATTCTCTATTCTTGTTGATGAATCTCGTGATATATCAGTCAAAGAACAAATGGCCATAATAGTCAG GTATGTGAATAAAAAAGGGCAAGTAGTTGAAAGATTTTTGGGTATCAAGCATGTCAAGCTAACTACATCAGAAGCATTAAAGAGAGCAATAGTGGAGGTTCTTAGTGCCCATGGTTTAACTATTGCAAAAATACGAGGCCAAGGGTATGATGGAGCTTCTAATATGAGAG GTAGAGGACAACATCAAGAAACATCATTGCCTAGGCCTGAAGATACAAGATGGGGATCTCACTACAGGACATTGCTTCGTATTGAAACAATGTGGGACTCAATAATAGAAGTTCTGCAAGTGGTGCATGATGAGGAACGTAATCCATCAAGGGCAGGGGGGTTGGTGCCTACTATGGAGTCTTTCAGCTTTGTGTTTATCATGAAGATGATGTTACAGATCCTTCGCATAACAAATGAGCTATCTCATCTGTTGCAGAAGAAGGATCAAAATATTGTTGAGGCCATGTCTTTGGTTATTGACGTGAAAACACGTTTGAACAATTTGAGAAGCAAAGGTTATGAGCCACTACTTGAAGAAGTCAAAACATTTTGCCAAGAAAATGATATCCCAATACCAAATATGGAAGATAGTGTACCAAGATTTGGTAGATCAAGGAAAGGAGGGAGAAACAACATCACTCAAGATCATTACTTTCGTGTTGATACCTTCTTTGCTACCATAGATGCTATCACAACAGAGTTTGATCATCGATTCAGTGAGGTATCATCGGAATTACTTACTTGCTTTGCTTGCCTTGATCCTAGAGATTCATTCTCTAACTTTGATGTGAATAAACTTGCTCGCCTCACGGATATATATTTGGatgatttttcttttgatgACCGGAAAAGAATAAAAGACCAGTTAGAAACCTTCATTATTCATGTTAGAAGAGTTGAGGCATTCAGAGCTTGTTATGACCTTGCAAGCCTAGCAATGAAAATGGTTGAACTTAAGAGGCATGAAATATTTCCCTTGGTTTATCGCCTAATTGAGCTGGCATTACTGCTACCAGTAGCAACTGCATCAGTTGAAAGAGCCTTTTCAGCCATGAAGATTATTAAAACTGAGTTGCGGAACAAGATGTCCGATGGTTGGCTTAATGACTTGATGGTGGTGTATATTGAGCGGGAGATATTTaaaggaattgatcttcaatctATCAAGAAGGCTTTTCAGAAGAAAAAAGATAGAAATATGCAATTGCCAAAGTCTCCTAGACGCaactaa
- the LOC120658304 gene encoding transmembrane 9 superfamily member 8-like: MRAPAMLRCAAALALLLAVAAPAAGFYLPGVAPSDFAKGDPLQVKVNKLTSIKTQLPYTYYSLPFCKPATIVDSAENLGEVLRGDRIENSPYVFQMREPKMCQIVCKATIDEKAAKELKEKIEDEYRVNMILDNLPLVVPIARQDKNSFAYQGGYHVGAKGQYAGSKDEKYFIHNHLSFTVKYHRDDDSELSRIVGFEVHPYSVKHQFDDKWNGADTRLSTCDPHASKFVTNSDSPQEVEAGKEIIFTYDVRFEDSEIKWASRWDTYLLMTDDQIHWFSIVNSLMIVLFLSGMVAMIMLRTLYRDISRYNQLETQEEAQEETGWKLVHGDVFRPPTNSDLLCVYVGTGVQFFGMLLVTMIFAVLGFLSPSNRGGLMTAMLLVWVLMGLLAGYTSSRLYKMFKGSEWKKITLQTAFLFPGVAFVIFFILNALIWGEKSSGAVPFTTMFALVLLWFGISVPLVFVGSYLGFKKPAMEPPVKTNKIPRQIPEQAWYMNPIFTILIGGILPFGAVFIELFFILTSIWLHQFYYIFGFLFLVFVILIITCAEITIVLCYFQLCSEDYMWWWRSYLTSGSSALYLFLYAAFYFFTKLQITKVVSGILYFGYMLLASYAFFVLTGTIGFCACFWFTRLIYSSVKID, from the exons atgcgggcgccggcgatgctccggtgcgccgcggcgctcgcgctcctgctcgccgtcgccgcgccggcggccgggttcTACCTCCCCGGCGTCGCCCCGAGCGATTTCGCGAAG GGAGATCCGCTTCAAGTGAAGGTGAATAAGTTGACATCGATCAAGACTCAACTCCCGTATACATATTACTCCCTTCCATTCTGCAAGCCAGCTACCATAGTGGACAGTGCTGAAAATCTTGGTGAGGTTCTTCGCGGTGATCGAATCGAGAATTCTCcttatgtg TTCCAAATGAGAGAGCCCAAGATGTGTCAGATTGTCTGCAAAGCAACCATTGATGAGAAAGCAGCCAAGGAGCTCAAGGAAAAGATAGAGGATGAATACCGTGTGAACAT GATTCTGGACAACCTCCCGCTAGTTGTACCTATTGCAAGGCAAGATAAGAACAGTTTTGCTTATCAAGGTGGATATCATGTTGGTGCTAAAGGCCAGTATGCTGGA AGTAAGGATGAGAAATACTTCATCCACAACCATTTGTCATTTACAGTGAAGTATCACAGGGATGATGATTCAGAACTTTCTAGAATAGTGGGATTTGAGGTCCACCCATACAG TGTCAAGCATCAGTTTGACGATAAATGGAACGGCGCAGACACTCGCTTGAGTACGTGTGATCCTCATGCGAGCAAATTTGTAACAAACTCGGATTCTCCTCAGGAGGTTGAAGCTGGAAAGGAGATCATATTCACATATGATGTTCGTTTTGAG GATAGTGAGATCAAGTGGGCCTCCCGTTGGGACACCTACTTGTTGATGACTGATGACCAGATTCACTGGTTTTCTATTGTGAACTCTCTCATGATCGTGCTTTTCCTATCTGGTATGGTCGCCATGATAATGCTTCGCACTCTCTACAGAGATATCTCTAGATACAATCAGCTTGAAACTCAAGAAGAAGCACAAGAGGAAACTGGTTGGAAGCTTGTTCACGGAGATGTGTTCCGTCCTCCAACCAACTCTGACTTACTCTGTGTTTATGTTGGCACTGGTGTGCAATTCTTTGGCATGCTGCTAGTTACAATGATCTTTGCTGTGTTGGGTTTCCTTTCTCCATCAAACCGGGGAGGACTGATGACTGCAATGCTTCTAGTCTGGGTTTTGATGGGACTGCTTGCTGGCTATACTTCTTCACGTCTCTACAAGATGTTCAAGGGTTCCGAGTGGAAGAAGATTACCCTGCAAACGGCTTTCCTGTTTCCAGGGGTTGCATTCGTTATTTTCTTCATCTTGAATGCTCTTATATGGGGGGAGAAGTCATCTGGTGCTGTTCCTTTCACCACAATGTTTGCCTTGGTCCTCCTTTGGTTTGGCATCTCAGTACCTCTTGTCTTTGTTGGGAGCTATCTTGGGTTCAAGAAACCTGCCATGGAACCTCCTGTGAAGACAAACAAGATTCCACGACAGATACCTGAGCAAGCTTGGTACATGAATCCAATCTTCACCATTCTGATCGGTGGCATTCTCCCATTTGGAGCAGTTTTCATTGAACTCTTCTTCATCCTCACCTCCATCTGGCTGCACCAGTTCTACTACATCTTCGGCTTCCTCTTCCTCGTATTTGTTATCCTCATCATCACCTGTGCCGAGATCACAATCGTGCTCTGCTATTTCCAGCTTTGCAGTGAGGACTACATGTGGTGGTGGAGGTCTTACCTCACCTCAGGATCCTCTGCTCTGTATCTCTTCCTGTACGCAGCTTTCTACTTCTTCACAAAGCTGCAGATAACTAAGGTGGTGTCTGGCATATTGTACTTCGGGTACATGCTCCTCGCCTCCTATGCCTTCTTTGTGCTGACAGGCACTATAGGTTTCTGTGCCTGCTTCTGGTTCACAAGATTGATTTACTCGTCGGTGAAGATCGATTAG
- the LOC120658293 gene encoding uncharacterized protein LOC120658293 isoform X2: MERGPTQPSSHVFPRGEDKRRFRKEWFEKYNWLEYSLVNGKAYCFCCYLFRRVGVDDDKFGYEAFTKEGFRQWKNAYLALPKHVGGPNSAHNRSRAAFDDFDNQRASVKEKIVVHTKEAEKKYETRVDTSLAIVSYIALQGEPFRGHDESETSLNKGNFLEFLDWYKLRNEEVRQAFEFACPKNAKMTSGTIQKELAECCAEAVTKVIKEEMSGCLFSILVDESRDISVKEQMAIIVRYVNKKGQVVERFLGIKHVKLTTSEALKRAIVEVLSAHGLTIAKIRGQGYDGASNMRGRGQHQETSLPRPEDTRWGSHYRTLLRIETMWDSIIEVLQVVHDEERNPSRAGGLVPTMESFSFVFIMKMMLQILRITNELSHLLQKKDQNIVEAMSLVIDVKTRLNNLRSKGYEPLLEEVKTFCQENDIPIPNMEDSVPRFGRSRKGGRNNITQDHYFRVDTFFATIDAITTEFDHRFSEVSSELLTCFACLDPRDSFSNFDVNKLARLTDIYLDDFSFDDRKRIKDQLETFIIHVRRVEAFRACYDLASLAMKMVELKRHEIFPLVYRLIELALLLPVATASVERAFSAMKIIKTELRNKMSDGWLNDLMVVYIEREIFKGIDLQSIKKAFQKKKDRNMQLPKSPRRN; encoded by the exons ATGGAACGAGGTCCAACTCAACCTAGTAGTCATGTTTTTCCTAGAGGAGAAGATAAAAGGCGCTTTCGAAAAGAATGGTTTGAGAAATATAATTGGCTGGAATATAGCTTGGTGAATGGTAAGGCTTATTGCTTTTGTTGTTATCTTTTTAGAAGAGTTGGTGTAGATGATGACAAATTTGGttatgaggcctttacaaaagAAGGCTTTAGGCAATGGAAGAATGCCTACTTAGCACTCCCTAAACATGTTGGTGGCCCTAATAGTGCTCATAATAGATCAAGAGCGGcatttgatgattttgataatCAAAGGGCAAGTGTAAAGGAGAAAATTGTAGTTCATACCAAAGAGGCAGAAAAGAAGTATGAAACCCGTGTAGATACATCTTTGGCTATTGTAAGTTATATTGCCTTGCAAGGTGAACCGTTCCGTGGACATGATGAATCAGAAACTTCATTGAACAAAGGCAACTTTCTAGAATTTCTTGATTGGTACAAACTAAGAAATGAGGAAGTGAGGCAGGCATTTGAATTTGCTTGTCCTAAAAATGCTAAAATGACTTCTGGAACAATTCAGAAAGAACTTGCCGAGTGTTGTGCTGAAGCTGTTACCAAAGTCATAAAAGAAGAGATGAGTGGTTGTTTATTCTCTATTCTTGTTGATGAATCTCGTGATATATCAGTCAAAGAACAAATGGCCATAATAGTCAG GTATGTGAATAAAAAAGGGCAAGTAGTTGAAAGATTTTTGGGTATCAAGCATGTCAAGCTAACTACATCAGAAGCATTAAAGAGAGCAATAGTGGAGGTTCTTAGTGCCCATGGTTTAACTATTGCAAAAATACGAGGCCAAGGGTATGATGGAGCTTCTAATATGAGAG GTAGAGGACAACATCAAGAAACATCATTGCCTAGGCCTGAAGATACAAGATGGGGATCTCACTACAGGACATTGCTTCGTATTGAAACAATGTGGGACTCAATAATAGAAGTTCTGCAAGTGGTGCATGATGAGGAACGTAATCCATCAAGGGCAGGGGGGTTGGTGCCTACTATGGAGTCTTTCAGCTTTGTGTTTATCATGAAGATGATGTTACAGATCCTTCGCATAACAAATGAGCTATCTCATCTGTTGCAGAAGAAGGATCAAAATATTGTTGAGGCCATGTCTTTGGTTATTGACGTGAAAACACGTTTGAACAATTTGAGAAGCAAAGGTTATGAGCCACTACTTGAAGAAGTCAAAACATTTTGCCAAGAAAATGATATCCCAATACCAAATATGGAAGATAGTGTACCAAGATTTGGTAGATCAAGGAAAGGAGGGAGAAACAACATCACTCAAGATCATTACTTTCGTGTTGATACCTTCTTTGCTACCATAGATGCTATCACAACAGAGTTTGATCATCGATTCAGTGAGGTATCATCGGAATTACTTACTTGCTTTGCTTGCCTTGATCCTAGAGATTCATTCTCTAACTTTGATGTGAATAAACTTGCTCGCCTCACGGATATATATTTGGatgatttttcttttgatgACCGGAAAAGAATAAAAGACCAGTTAGAAACCTTCATTATTCATGTTAGAAGAGTTGAGGCATTCAGAGCTTGTTATGACCTTGCAAGCCTAGCAATGAAAATGGTTGAACTTAAGAGGCATGAAATATTTCCCTTGGTTTATCGCCTAATTGAGCTGGCATTACTGCTACCAGTAGCAACTGCATCAGTTGAAAGAGCCTTTTCAGCCATGAAGATTATTAAAACTGAGTTGCGGAACAAGATGTCCGATGGTTGGCTTAATGACTTGATGGTGGTGTATATTGAGCGGGAGATATTTaaaggaattgatcttcaatctATCAAGAAGGCTTTTCAGAAGAAAAAAGATAGAAATATGCAATTGCCAAAGTCTCCTAGACGCaactaa